In Sphingopyxis macrogoltabida, the sequence CCGCGATCGTCGCCAATGCGCGCGGCAAGCCGGTCGAGATGCATTCGAACAACATGCTCGGCCAGTCGGCGAAAGCCTATTGCGACGCGGTCGAATATGGCGTGACCGTGCTCCACACCGCGGCGCGCTCGATGGCGAACGGCCCGTCGATCCCGTCGATCGACATCATGGTCAAGAATATGGAGGCGCTCGGCCACACCCACGACATCGATGTGTCGAAACTGCAGCCGGTGTCCGAGCATTTCCGCAAGGTGGCGAAGACCGCGGGCTATCTCCACGACCAGCATTATGAATATGATGTCACCTCGCTGACCACCCAGATTCCGGGCGGGATGATGGGGACGCTGCGCAACCAGCTCATCCAGCAGAATATGCTCGACATGCTGCCGCAGGTGCTCGACGAGGTCGCGGCGGTGCGCCGCGAGCTGGGCTATCCCGGCATGGCGACGCCTTTCGCGCAGCTCGTCGGCACGCTCGCGGTGCTCAATATCGTCACCGGCAAGCGTTATGGCGCGATCCCCGACGAGGTGATCCAATATGCCGCCGGCTATTATGGCGAGCCGCCGGCGCCGATCGATCCCGACGTCATGGACCGCATCGCCGCGGCGCCGCGCGCGAAAGAGATTTTCGGCAATCCGCCGCCCGAGCCCGACCTCGCCGAACTGAAGCGCCAGCACGGCACCGACGACGAGGACGAACTGATCCTGCGCGCGCTGGTGCCCGCGTCGGATATCGAACGGATGCGCGCGGCGGGACCGCTGAAGCGCGATTATCCCACGCTCTCGTCGCCCGAGATGGAGCAGGTGCGGCGGCTGATGCAGGTTGCGAAGACCCCGTTCGTGCAGATCAAGTCGGCCGAACTCGATCTGGTGATGCGGAGATAGCCGCCGATGCGGATGATCGACTATTTCGATCGCGGCGCGCGGATGGCGCATGACAAGCCGTGCATGATCGCCGGCGACGCCATGCGGACCTATGCCGAGGTGTCGGCGCGCAGCCACGCCATCGCGCGCGCGCTGATCGCCGACGGTTTCGCCGCCGGCGCACATGCGGCGGTGCTGAGCGGCAATGCGATGGTCGCGTTCGAGGCGATCCTCGGCATCCTGCGCGCCGACGGTGTGTGGGTGATGGCGAACAACCGCGCGGCGGTGGGCGAAAATGCCTATCTGCTCGATCTGCTCGACGTGGATACCTTGTTCGTCCATTCGGAGGTTGCGGACCGCATCGCGACCTTCCGCGCCGAATGCCCGAACATCCGCCGCTATATCGCGCTCGACCGCCCCTTTCCCGAAGCCGATATCTTCCTCGAGGATATGCTGGAAGCTTCGGCCGAGCCGGCGCCGCAGCGGCGCTCGGGGCATGAGGACGAACTCGCGTTTCTCGGCAATACCGGCGGCACGACGGGGCGGCCCAAGGGCGTGATGCTGTCGAACCGCAACTGGCAGGCGCTGGTGTCGAGCCTTGTCGCATCGATGCCCATGAAAATACCGCCGGTGAACCTCGTCGCCGCGCCGATGACGCATGCCGCAGGGCCGCTTGCGCTCGCGAGCATGGCACTGGGCGGGACGGTGGTCGTGCTGCCGAAATTCGATCCGCCCGCCGTGGTCGCGGCGATCGAGAAACACCGCGTGACCTATATGTTCCTGCCGCCGACCGCGATCTACATGCTGCTCGCCGAGCCGAGCGTCAGGACTGCGGATCTCTCAAGCCTCGAATATATCAGCTACGCCGGGGCGCCGATGTCGCTCGACCGGCTGAAGGAAGCGATCGACGTGCTGGGGCCGGTGATGAACGCGAGCTTCGGGCAGACCGAGGCGCCGATGTGCGTGACGGCGATGCCGCCGCACGAGCATCTGAACGCCGACGGCGAACTCGCGCATCCGGGGAGCTGCGGCCGCGCCAACCTGCTGTCGATCGTCGAGATCATGGACGAGGAAGGCAATATCCTCCCGCCGGGCGAGCGCGGCGAGATCGTCGTGCGCGGGCCGCTGGTGATGGCGGGCTATTACAAGAACCCGGAGGCGACGGCCGAAGTGTCCACCTTCGGCTGGCACCATACGGGCGACATCGGGGTGCGCGACGAAGACGGCTGGTTCTATGTCGTCGACCGCAAGAAGGACATGATCATCTCGGGCGGGTTCAACATCTATCCCGCCGAGGTCGAACAGGCGATCCTCGCGCATCCCGATGTCCAGGATTGCGCGGTGATCGGCGTGCCCGACGACAAATGGGGCGAGGCCGTGGTCGCCGTGGTCGAGCCGCGGGCTGGGGCAAATATCGATACCGAGGCGCTGCTCGCCGCAGCCCGCGACGCGCTGGGGCCGGTGAAGACGCCCAAGGCGATCGAGGTCGTCGCGGCGCTGCCGCGCAGCAATGCGGGCAAGGTGCTGCGCGCCGAACTGCGCCGCGAACGCTGGACGGCGGCGGGGAGGGCGATCTGATGCGCGATGCCGTGATCCTCGGCGTCGGCATGACGCCGTTCGGCCGCCATCTCGACAAGAGCCACGAGCAGCTTACCCAATGGGCAGTGCGCGATGCGCTGGCCGACAGCGGGGTGCCGCCGGGCGAGATCGACATGGCGGTCTATGCCAATGTCATTCAGGGCTTTTTTGCCGGCGAAATGTCGATCCCCGGCGAATATGCGCTGCGCCCGCTCGGCATTTCGGGGGTACGCGGCTTCCATGTCGAGGCGGCGTGCGCCAGCTCTACGGTCGGGCTGCATGTTGCGGTCGACTATGTCCGCGCGGGGCTGGCGGACTGCGTGCTCGTCGTCGGGGTCGAGAAGCTTTATTCGGACGACCGCGCCAAGAAATTCGCGGTGTTCCAGCAGCCGCGCGACATCGTCGAGGCCGAGGCCTATCTCGCGAAGACCGCCGGCCTGCTCGCACCGGTGCCGCCGGGGGGCGAGAGCGACAGTCCCAATGTGCTGATGCAGGCCTATGCCGCACAGGCGCGGCTGCACATCGCCACCTATGGCTCGACGCAGCGCCAGATCGCGGCGGTCGCGGCCAAGGATCACGGCCATTCGGTGCACAATCCCTTGAGCCAGTATCGCAAGCCGATGTCGGTCGACGAGGTGCTCGCGGCGCCGACCGTCGCCTGGCCGCTGACCAATCCGATGTGCGCGCCGATCAGCGACGGCGCGGCGGCGGCAATCGTGTGCAGCGCCGATTGGGCAAGGCGCTTTCCCGATGCGCGCGCGGTGCGTGTGCTGGCGGCGGAATCGCAGACCGGCAGCGAGCGGGCGCCCGACGATTATGCACGCCATGTCACGCGCATCGTCGGCGCGCGCGCTTATGAAAAGGCGAGCGTCGGTCCGAAGGATATCGACATCGCCGAGGTTCACGACGCCAGCTCGATCGGCGAGATGATCCAGACCGAAGCGCTCGGCCTCTGCGCGCCCGGCGAGGCGGGCATCGCCGCCGAGCGCGGCGACACGGCGCTCGGCGGGCGCATTCCGGTCAATGTGTCGGGCGGGCTGGTATCGAAAGGCCACCCGCTCGGTGCGACCGGGCTGGGGCAGATTTTCGAACTGGTAACGCATTTACGTGGGGATGCCGGCGCGCGACAGGTCGAAGGCGCGCGCATCGCGATCGCGGAGAACAGCGGCGGCTTTTACGGGGTCGAGGACGGGATGTCGGCGGTGACGATATTGGCGCGATGATGGCCTGACGAAATTTCGCTGTCTTACATTGCACCGCCGTTATAGCGTTGCGCGATGATCCGCTTGGCCATTCTCCCTGTCGCGTCCGACGCGCGCAAAACGTCATTTCAGTGTGAAGTTG encodes:
- a CDS encoding thiolase family protein; its protein translation is MRDAVILGVGMTPFGRHLDKSHEQLTQWAVRDALADSGVPPGEIDMAVYANVIQGFFAGEMSIPGEYALRPLGISGVRGFHVEAACASSTVGLHVAVDYVRAGLADCVLVVGVEKLYSDDRAKKFAVFQQPRDIVEAEAYLAKTAGLLAPVPPGGESDSPNVLMQAYAAQARLHIATYGSTQRQIAAVAAKDHGHSVHNPLSQYRKPMSVDEVLAAPTVAWPLTNPMCAPISDGAAAAIVCSADWARRFPDARAVRVLAAESQTGSERAPDDYARHVTRIVGARAYEKASVGPKDIDIAEVHDASSIGEMIQTEALGLCAPGEAGIAAERGDTALGGRIPVNVSGGLVSKGHPLGATGLGQIFELVTHLRGDAGARQVEGARIAIAENSGGFYGVEDGMSAVTILAR
- a CDS encoding class I adenylate-forming enzyme family protein — translated: MRMIDYFDRGARMAHDKPCMIAGDAMRTYAEVSARSHAIARALIADGFAAGAHAAVLSGNAMVAFEAILGILRADGVWVMANNRAAVGENAYLLDLLDVDTLFVHSEVADRIATFRAECPNIRRYIALDRPFPEADIFLEDMLEASAEPAPQRRSGHEDELAFLGNTGGTTGRPKGVMLSNRNWQALVSSLVASMPMKIPPVNLVAAPMTHAAGPLALASMALGGTVVVLPKFDPPAVVAAIEKHRVTYMFLPPTAIYMLLAEPSVRTADLSSLEYISYAGAPMSLDRLKEAIDVLGPVMNASFGQTEAPMCVTAMPPHEHLNADGELAHPGSCGRANLLSIVEIMDEEGNILPPGERGEIVVRGPLVMAGYYKNPEATAEVSTFGWHHTGDIGVRDEDGWFYVVDRKKDMIISGGFNIYPAEVEQAILAHPDVQDCAVIGVPDDKWGEAVVAVVEPRAGANIDTEALLAAARDALGPVKTPKAIEVVAALPRSNAGKVLRAELRRERWTAAGRAI
- a CDS encoding pyruvate carboxylase; amino-acid sequence: MAHIKFLDETCRDGQQSLWGMRMQAGQAYPALPTIDQTGYSTISLAGSSLFEVLVRHCQEDPWAGFDLMMSQIKNTPVRGGIRSNGSVTFGFTPQVLMDLWMERLCVHGVRSWWIYDVLFNIDKMTRLAKLSKKYDCKVAATMLFTLSPVHDDAFWADKADKLSAIPEVDSLLLYDTGGVLDRDRIKTLVPAIVANARGKPVEMHSNNMLGQSAKAYCDAVEYGVTVLHTAARSMANGPSIPSIDIMVKNMEALGHTHDIDVSKLQPVSEHFRKVAKTAGYLHDQHYEYDVTSLTTQIPGGMMGTLRNQLIQQNMLDMLPQVLDEVAAVRRELGYPGMATPFAQLVGTLAVLNIVTGKRYGAIPDEVIQYAAGYYGEPPAPIDPDVMDRIAAAPRAKEIFGNPPPEPDLAELKRQHGTDDEDELILRALVPASDIERMRAAGPLKRDYPTLSSPEMEQVRRLMQVAKTPFVQIKSAELDLVMRR